Proteins encoded in a region of the Flavobacteriales bacterium genome:
- a CDS encoding DEAD/DEAH box helicase → MTFQQLSLSNELLRALEDKKYSQPTPIQQQSIPVIFQGKDIFGMAQTGTGKTAAFALPILQKLAANKEMLSGKRAIRSLILAPTRELALQIHENFIDYGKYLPIRTAVIFGGVSQKPQTDKLRNGVDVLIATPGRLLDLIQQGFIKLNKVEIFVLDEADRMLDMGFIADIRRILPMLPAQKQTLFFSATAEKEIKKLADSILKQPQTISTTPVSTPAQTVQQSVYFVMKESKPKLLMHLLQDKDIDHTLIFTRTKHGANKVEKALNKGGIKAVAIHGNKSQNARQNALNGFKDRSVQVLVATDIASRGIDVDRLSHVINYDIPNEPETYVHRIGRTGRAGNEGEAISFCDAEEVEYLNRIEKLIQKPIQVVGGHPFEMFVDRSAPLSVAPSSQRKPQPKPNKNKSGKKPFWKKKKSTGVRK, encoded by the coding sequence ATGACATTTCAACAATTGTCGCTGAGCAATGAATTGCTTCGCGCGCTCGAGGATAAGAAGTATTCTCAACCAACACCCATTCAACAACAATCCATTCCCGTTATTTTCCAGGGCAAAGACATTTTCGGTATGGCCCAAACCGGAACCGGAAAAACCGCTGCCTTCGCACTTCCCATTCTGCAAAAACTGGCTGCGAACAAAGAAATGCTATCAGGCAAACGAGCCATCCGCTCGCTGATACTTGCACCCACGCGCGAACTTGCTCTTCAGATTCACGAAAACTTTATCGATTACGGTAAATATTTACCTATCCGCACAGCAGTGATTTTCGGTGGTGTTTCACAAAAACCTCAAACCGATAAATTGCGCAATGGGGTAGATGTGTTAATTGCAACACCCGGACGATTACTCGATTTAATTCAGCAAGGATTTATAAAATTAAATAAAGTCGAAATTTTTGTGCTCGACGAAGCCGATCGCATGTTGGATATGGGTTTCATTGCCGATATCCGCAGAATTCTACCCATGCTTCCGGCTCAAAAACAAACCTTGTTTTTTAGTGCTACCGCAGAAAAAGAAATTAAAAAACTGGCCGATTCCATTCTGAAACAACCACAAACCATTTCCACCACACCGGTTTCCACTCCCGCACAAACTGTTCAGCAATCGGTTTACTTCGTAATGAAAGAAAGTAAACCCAAATTACTGATGCATTTGCTTCAGGACAAAGACATCGATCACACCCTCATTTTTACCCGCACAAAACACGGTGCAAACAAGGTTGAAAAGGCATTAAATAAAGGCGGAATTAAAGCGGTGGCCATCCATGGTAACAAATCTCAGAATGCGCGTCAAAATGCCTTAAATGGCTTTAAAGACCGTTCTGTGCAAGTGCTGGTGGCAACCGATATTGCATCGCGCGGAATTGATGTGGACCGTTTGTCGCACGTCATCAATTACGATATTCCCAATGAACCGGAGACTTATGTCCACCGTATCGGTCGTACTGGTCGGGCCGGTAACGAGGGCGAAGCAATTTCATTTTGCGATGCCGAAGAAGTGGAATACCTGAACCGGATAGAAAAATTAATTCAGAAACCCATTCAGGTGGTGGGCGGACACCCCTTCGAAATGTTTGTGGACCGCAGCGCACCCCTTTCCGTTGCGCCATCCTCACAGCGAAAACCACAGCCTAAACCCAATAAAAATAAATCGGGTAAAAAACCATTCTGGAAGAAAAAGAAGAGCACCGGGGTGAGGAAGTGA
- a CDS encoding DUF5606 domain-containing protein, whose translation MNLTGIISISGKPGLYRVVSQGKNTLIVEGIHDGKRFPAFSANKISALSDISIFTTDEDVPLGEVIQKIWDKENGGACIDAKEDANAMHNYFVAVLPNYDKERVYNSDLKKLFAWYNLLQGSGTLAKIVEETAKAEAESKAAEAKPKKKAAAKDAVAEEEKPAKEAKAKKAPAKAAADKKEPKKKTAAPKAKAESKAKTSVRTTTVKRGA comes from the coding sequence ATGAATTTAACAGGCATCATTTCAATTTCAGGTAAACCCGGACTTTACAGGGTTGTTTCTCAGGGAAAAAACACCTTAATCGTGGAAGGTATTCACGATGGAAAGCGTTTTCCTGCATTCTCGGCTAACAAAATTTCAGCGCTGAGTGATATTAGTATTTTCACAACCGACGAAGACGTTCCGCTGGGTGAAGTGATCCAGAAAATTTGGGACAAAGAAAACGGTGGCGCATGTATCGATGCGAAGGAAGATGCGAATGCAATGCATAATTATTTCGTAGCTGTTCTGCCGAATTACGATAAAGAACGTGTTTACAACAGCGATCTGAAAAAATTATTTGCATGGTACAACCTGCTGCAAGGTTCAGGTACTTTAGCAAAAATTGTAGAGGAAACAGCCAAGGCTGAAGCCGAAAGCAAAGCAGCGGAAGCGAAGCCGAAGAAAAAAGCGGCGGCGAAAGATGCGGTTGCCGAAGAGGAAAAACCGGCAAAAGAAGCGAAAGCGAAAAAAGCACCGGCCAAAGCTGCTGCCGATAAAAAGGAACCGAAAAAGAAAACTGCGGCTCCAAAAGCAAAAGCGG